From Spirosoma aerolatum, one genomic window encodes:
- a CDS encoding bifunctional heptose 7-phosphate kinase/heptose 1-phosphate adenyltransferase: MSPVLDMTLDELFDQFDNLRVLIIGDVMLDSYVWGHVERISPEAPVPIVRFDRRELRLGGAGNVLLNVQALGAEAIICSVIGTDASGDQLEKELCDRGLNCDGLIRSDDRITTIKERIIAGSQQVVRVDTETDKYITSAERTKLIDKAKSLIPTCHVVIFEDYDKGVLSKEAIAEITDFANKQGVPTVVDPKKRNFLSYQNTTLFKPNLKELREGLKVDFDVDDPEEFQAAVDQLKQQLNVKGALITLSERGVFIDFNGEKQKLPAHIRKIADVSGAGDTVISIAACCVALKQPPHVIAGLSNLGGGLVCESVGVVPIDKAKLKEEAKENLFG; encoded by the coding sequence ATGAGTCCAGTTTTGGATATGACGCTTGATGAATTGTTCGATCAGTTCGATAATCTACGTGTATTGATCATTGGCGATGTTATGCTTGATTCCTACGTGTGGGGCCATGTCGAGCGAATTTCTCCCGAAGCTCCCGTTCCTATTGTTCGGTTCGACCGTCGTGAATTGCGGCTGGGTGGTGCGGGAAATGTACTGCTCAATGTGCAGGCATTAGGGGCCGAAGCCATCATTTGTTCGGTAATTGGTACGGATGCGTCGGGCGATCAGCTTGAAAAAGAACTCTGCGACCGGGGGCTAAACTGCGATGGACTTATTCGTAGTGACGACCGCATCACGACTATCAAAGAGCGAATCATTGCCGGATCACAGCAGGTCGTGCGTGTCGATACCGAGACTGATAAATACATTACTTCGGCTGAACGGACAAAGCTGATCGACAAAGCTAAAAGTCTGATTCCGACCTGCCATGTCGTTATTTTCGAGGATTACGATAAAGGCGTTCTGAGCAAAGAGGCTATTGCCGAGATTACTGATTTTGCCAACAAACAGGGCGTGCCAACGGTGGTTGATCCCAAGAAGCGTAACTTCCTGTCGTATCAGAATACAACCCTTTTTAAGCCCAATCTGAAAGAATTACGCGAAGGATTGAAAGTCGATTTTGATGTCGATGACCCCGAAGAGTTTCAGGCGGCTGTTGACCAACTGAAGCAGCAACTGAATGTAAAGGGTGCGCTGATTACCCTTTCAGAGCGAGGGGTATTTATTGACTTCAACGGGGAGAAGCAGAAACTTCCGGCTCACATCCGCAAAATTGCCGACGTGTCGGGCGCGGGCGATACCGTTATCAGTATTGCTGCCTGCTGTGTTGCTCTAAAACAACCCCCACATGTTATTGCTGGATTGTCGAACCTGGGTGGTGGACTGGTTTGTGAATCAGTTGGCGTAGTACCAATCGACAAAGCTAAATTGAAAGAAGAAGCGAAAGAGAATCTGTTTGGTTAG
- the tamL gene encoding translocation and assembly module lipoprotein TamL: MRFLATIHDYCTILLTRPNQPKGAFLFRGLRIAPILCFLFAAWLLNACNIAKHLPPNERLYMGTDIVIHADSTISKDEQSGLQTQLEGIARPRPNKQIFGYPYKVGLYYLFGEPKKPNGFRSWFRNKFGQEPILASAKALMSNIPIFKATLQNQGYFGSDATGKLNEEGYKARGVYDVDVKQRFYIDSTGVLFDSTPVRKALLAASRRTIIKKGDPYLFDNIKLERERISQAIKQRGFYYFLPDYVAVLADNDTATHRTKLYFAIKPDMPEAAGVPYHIRDVFIYSNYNLSTARNDTNRRRAYQTEQQFRIIDSTRRFDPKLFRDIVTVRPGQRYNSRMQDLTLSRFINVGAFKFVRNRFEPDQQGDSAVLDVHYYLTPYPAKSIRVELDGTSRSTNFNGTQVVVSWRNRNALHRAELLTVNANAGIEFQVGDAGESVTNYRLGADATLSFPRLVAPFSFRYDQRQALPKTNATVGYQTIIRGGLYRINSAQTTFGYAWRQNQQVEHVFQPFNINYVYVPLNSVGDRVYEIISDPDIPSIVRSQYQTTVFLSDQLILSSLYTFNYNSPARSISPNTFRFTANAEAAGNLASLFFRKSLPTDDRKGIFGVPYAQFVRFDANLRYYRQLNPKLTLANRLFAGLGIPYGNYKGYQIPFTKQYFVGGSNSIRAFRPRAIGPGLFTRDTIRNLPPFQDGGGDIKLEANTELRFKFNKYLEGALFVDAGNVWTYYNLDNFEGDVETFSSNFYKQIAVGAGVGIRLDLSYFLIRLDLATPLRKPYKTDGNEWVIDKMAFGSPDWRKQNLVFNIGVGYPF, translated from the coding sequence ATGAGATTCTTAGCTACGATACACGATTACTGCACCATTCTTCTCACCCGGCCGAATCAACCAAAAGGCGCTTTTTTGTTTCGAGGTTTGCGTATAGCCCCTATTCTCTGTTTTTTGTTTGCCGCATGGCTTTTGAATGCCTGTAACATAGCCAAGCACTTACCTCCCAATGAACGGCTTTATATGGGAACCGACATAGTCATCCACGCCGATTCGACGATTTCAAAAGACGAGCAGAGTGGCTTGCAAACCCAGTTAGAAGGTATTGCCCGCCCCCGGCCCAACAAACAAATTTTTGGATACCCTTATAAAGTGGGTTTATACTACCTGTTTGGCGAACCCAAAAAGCCGAATGGATTTCGTTCTTGGTTTCGGAATAAATTTGGTCAGGAACCCATCCTGGCCAGTGCCAAAGCCCTTATGTCGAACATACCTATTTTTAAGGCAACATTACAGAATCAGGGGTATTTCGGCTCGGATGCTACCGGCAAGTTAAACGAAGAAGGCTACAAAGCACGGGGCGTTTACGATGTGGATGTAAAGCAACGGTTTTACATCGATTCAACGGGCGTTCTGTTCGATTCAACACCCGTACGAAAAGCCCTGCTGGCGGCTTCTCGTCGAACCATTATTAAAAAAGGCGATCCTTATCTGTTCGATAATATCAAGCTGGAGCGGGAGCGGATTAGCCAGGCCATTAAACAACGGGGATTCTACTATTTCCTACCCGATTATGTGGCCGTACTGGCCGATAATGACACGGCTACGCACCGTACTAAGCTCTATTTCGCGATTAAACCCGATATGCCCGAAGCGGCCGGTGTGCCTTATCATATTCGCGACGTATTCATTTATTCCAACTACAATCTGTCGACAGCTCGGAATGATACCAACCGACGACGTGCTTACCAGACCGAACAACAATTCCGAATCATTGACTCAACGCGTCGGTTCGATCCCAAACTTTTCCGCGATATTGTGACTGTACGACCCGGTCAACGGTATAACAGCCGTATGCAGGATTTAACGCTGTCGCGGTTTATCAACGTAGGCGCCTTTAAGTTTGTACGCAATCGGTTCGAACCCGATCAGCAGGGCGACTCTGCCGTGCTCGATGTGCATTATTATCTGACACCCTACCCGGCCAAATCCATACGGGTAGAATTGGACGGAACCTCTCGATCCACCAATTTCAATGGTACCCAGGTGGTTGTAAGCTGGCGCAACCGGAACGCGCTCCACCGTGCCGAACTCCTTACGGTCAATGCAAATGCCGGTATCGAATTTCAGGTTGGCGATGCTGGAGAGAGTGTTACCAATTACCGCTTAGGGGCCGATGCCACCTTGAGCTTTCCAAGGCTAGTAGCTCCTTTTAGCTTCCGATACGATCAGCGGCAGGCCTTACCTAAAACCAACGCTACTGTTGGTTATCAGACAATTATCCGGGGTGGTTTGTATCGGATCAATTCCGCTCAGACCACGTTTGGCTACGCCTGGCGACAGAACCAGCAGGTAGAGCATGTTTTCCAGCCATTCAACATCAACTATGTGTATGTGCCCTTAAATAGCGTAGGCGATCGGGTCTATGAAATTATTAGTGATCCAGATATCCCCTCCATTGTCAGGTCGCAATACCAGACTACGGTTTTCCTGTCGGATCAGCTTATTCTCAGTTCATTATATACATTTAATTATAACTCGCCAGCCCGTTCTATTTCGCCGAATACATTTCGATTCACAGCAAATGCAGAAGCTGCCGGGAACCTGGCCAGCCTTTTCTTTCGAAAATCGCTCCCAACCGATGATCGTAAAGGTATCTTTGGCGTACCTTATGCTCAGTTTGTTCGGTTTGATGCCAATCTTCGGTATTACCGTCAACTAAATCCTAAACTGACATTGGCTAATCGACTGTTTGCTGGTTTAGGAATTCCGTATGGAAATTATAAAGGCTATCAGATTCCTTTCACCAAACAGTATTTTGTGGGTGGCAGCAATAGCATTCGGGCATTCCGACCCAGAGCTATCGGTCCGGGCCTATTTACCCGCGATACAATTCGGAATCTACCACCATTTCAGGACGGTGGAGGAGATATAAAACTTGAAGCCAATACCGAATTGCGGTTCAAGTTTAACAAATACCTGGAAGGGGCTCTATTCGTTGATGCAGGCAATGTCTGGACGTATTATAACCTTGATAATTTCGAAGGAGATGTTGAAACCTTTTCGTCCAATTTTTACAAGCAAATTGCCGTGGGCGCAGGTGTCGGAATTCGACTGGATTTATCGTATTTCCTGATTCGCCTTGATCTGGCAACCCCGTTACGAAAGCCCTACAAAACCGACGGTAACGAATGGGTCATCGATAAAATGGCGTTTGGGAGTCCTGATTGGCGAAAGCAAAATCTTGTGTTCAACATCGGCGTAGGCTACCCGTTTTGA
- a CDS encoding translocation/assembly module TamB domain-containing protein — protein sequence MPKLIVRVLLGLLALVLLLVGFVVLVATTPWGQQFVTKQVNSYLAKKLQSPFHIGHIHYSIPDWIELEDVFFQTPKGDTLLNGGRMRVDLDMWGLLNNRVAINQIELERIRLNITRTLPDTTFNFQYILNAFDTGEAAEPSDTVSTPMAVNLTGIALRDVRIKYKDDVAGADVNAYLDSLRATFSETDVDKSKYHLSSVTGNGLNVYTRLYEGLPTPPSAPSQPGDTLDLALGKWQLNHTQWDVRVETADFATKGAAERLAMESDYLYLEGQKIGIRSLELTNGDIAALLTKPTKKPAATPGASTSTAVASSTPGWQAKLTNVRFANNRIRFDDETALRQKQGLDYGHLDLQSLGIDGRFLVYQDLGKRGQRISGQLRNGRFRATSGFVLQQLDGNVLYTDTTTTLTKLYVQTPTTLLRDQLVLRYDSLSQLTDPRFAKRVSVKVNLRDSRLSVDDVLQLAPALADTPPFAGNKGGVFRANAQAVGTLASLNLPRLEFQMLSGTRIRASGRLTNVTDPNHLGVAMTVQEATTSLADINKLAPKGSIPSSIALPPSIKLTGKINGQLNDLILDTKLATEWGTANFDGRLAGFVSGKRQTYKGTLNLADFDAGKWLKQTGTVGKITGRATVDGQGIDVNTLTTRFDLAVQSAELNGYTYQNLDAEGRLTNGNLTITGALKDPNANLKLDAQVGLKGEFPSVTGETVIQELNLQKLKLYKDQLSLKGRIVMNMASTNPDKPVGTISAQDAVLDLNGKTYPVDSLYARLDANGLNKSVIAQLPGARLSLDGQFSYPQLYDIIAGEISQYIALPALAYKRIPPPHAFNLSLKAYQNPLFQAFVPALTRLDTVRLDAYLDNKRDTTLSATLRTGVIVYDTTTLQGSSFAIRGANNQLKVDGRIAGVLYNGMTIRETDLNGIAANNRFQFSMVNKDSINRDLHGLAGTLSVVDSSYRFQFARNGLLTNYQRWQTDTSGFAQYGNNGVLINNLHIEQGQQSLEISSTEQYGNAPIRVTARSLDVANLARLANQDTTLASGELNGTVVVRNYMGTNESLAFIGAVYVDSLQVMQKPIGNLTARFNNTTEGRISVNTTLVGPYNDAAITGFYNPNNAKEALNLAIKLNRLDARTIEAFSFGELRQAKGKLTGDFSVAGAIDNPEMDGSVAFDSVAFNIKQLNSTYHIDQEKLAFSGQTITLNDFSLRDSLGRTLTTNGTVVLKNLPNVAYNLRVQADHFQVLNASRKDNDYAYGQASVSTDLRIKGTGSDASVNGTVRLEDDSKISMVLPDETASVNEANGIVTFINHNDSLALVKYLYQPKRDSLAPRLSFDKLTNSTISVDLEADEKSELTIVVDELNGDYLRVRGNARLNVGVNAAGQVSVLGRYEVTEGEYSLTYQVLKRKFELQKGGYINFSGDPLKADINMTAVYKVSTSPGDLIGNESTTLDASSLKRKLPFEVLLTISDNLAAPKLSFDIRSPEAESDIAATSALGTNVENKLKALRQDPSQVNKQVFALLVLNRFLPENTSDFFSGSDNGGLNTQAENIARSSVSKLISDQLGRLASGVLKGFDVDFNLLSQAGSANTGGTTNGSRTDLNVGVSRSFLAGRVTVSVGKNFVLDNAASAATPSQNQVFDNVSANYSITRDGRYVLRAYRRNDYQAVLDGYVIETGIGFIITMDYNTLSEIFRKSSPGTTMN from the coding sequence GTGCCAAAACTGATTGTTCGTGTTCTCCTCGGCTTACTTGCCCTCGTCCTATTACTGGTGGGGTTTGTGGTGCTTGTAGCCACTACCCCCTGGGGACAGCAGTTTGTTACGAAACAGGTAAACTCGTATCTGGCAAAAAAACTTCAGTCACCCTTTCATATCGGACACATCCACTACTCCATTCCCGACTGGATTGAATTGGAGGACGTCTTTTTCCAAACCCCCAAAGGCGATACCCTCCTGAATGGTGGCCGGATGCGGGTCGATCTGGACATGTGGGGATTACTTAATAACCGTGTTGCTATCAATCAGATTGAACTGGAACGTATACGGCTGAACATTACTCGTACACTGCCCGACACGACGTTTAACTTTCAATACATTCTCAACGCATTTGATACAGGCGAAGCGGCCGAACCGTCTGATACGGTGTCGACTCCGATGGCGGTTAATCTGACGGGAATAGCCCTTCGGGATGTGCGAATCAAATATAAGGACGATGTAGCCGGGGCCGATGTCAATGCGTACCTCGATAGCTTACGGGCAACGTTTAGCGAAACAGACGTCGATAAGTCGAAGTACCACCTGTCCAGTGTTACGGGCAACGGGCTGAATGTTTACACGCGATTGTATGAGGGACTGCCGACTCCACCTAGTGCTCCCAGCCAACCCGGTGATACCCTTGACCTGGCGTTGGGAAAATGGCAACTCAACCATACCCAATGGGATGTACGTGTCGAAACAGCCGATTTTGCAACCAAAGGCGCTGCCGAACGACTCGCCATGGAGTCGGACTATTTGTATCTGGAAGGTCAAAAAATTGGGATCAGATCGCTTGAGTTAACCAATGGGGATATTGCCGCTTTGCTAACCAAACCCACAAAAAAACCAGCAGCTACGCCAGGGGCATCCACATCAACAGCCGTAGCGTCATCCACGCCGGGCTGGCAGGCTAAGCTGACGAATGTACGGTTCGCCAACAACCGAATCCGGTTCGATGATGAAACAGCTCTCCGCCAGAAACAGGGCTTGGATTATGGGCATCTCGATTTACAGAGTCTGGGCATCGACGGACGCTTTCTGGTTTATCAGGACTTAGGCAAACGAGGTCAACGTATCAGTGGTCAGCTTCGTAATGGGCGCTTTCGAGCTACCAGTGGTTTTGTGCTCCAGCAACTTGACGGCAACGTACTTTATACCGATACCACCACTACGCTTACAAAACTATACGTCCAGACACCGACGACTCTTCTGCGCGACCAGCTTGTCCTGCGTTACGATTCATTAAGTCAGTTAACCGATCCACGCTTTGCCAAACGCGTGAGCGTGAAGGTGAATCTGCGCGACAGTCGGCTATCGGTCGATGATGTGCTTCAATTGGCTCCGGCCTTAGCCGATACTCCCCCATTTGCCGGAAATAAGGGGGGCGTATTCCGTGCCAATGCCCAGGCCGTTGGTACCCTGGCTTCGCTGAATCTGCCCCGACTGGAATTCCAGATGCTGTCGGGGACCCGCATCCGGGCGAGTGGCCGCCTGACCAATGTAACCGACCCCAATCATCTGGGCGTGGCCATGACTGTTCAGGAAGCAACCACCAGTCTGGCCGACATCAACAAACTAGCTCCCAAAGGCTCAATTCCATCGTCTATTGCCCTGCCGCCCTCTATCAAGCTGACGGGTAAGATCAATGGGCAATTGAACGACCTCATTTTAGATACTAAATTGGCCACAGAATGGGGCACAGCCAACTTCGACGGGCGGCTGGCCGGTTTCGTTTCGGGCAAACGGCAAACCTACAAAGGCACGCTCAATTTAGCCGATTTTGACGCAGGTAAGTGGCTAAAACAAACGGGCACCGTTGGGAAAATAACGGGGCGAGCTACGGTCGATGGACAGGGCATTGATGTCAATACCCTTACCACTCGCTTCGATCTGGCCGTGCAGTCGGCCGAGCTAAACGGCTATACCTACCAGAATCTTGATGCCGAAGGACGGCTGACCAATGGAAACCTAACCATTACCGGGGCGCTCAAAGACCCCAACGCCAATTTGAAACTCGATGCACAGGTAGGCCTGAAAGGCGAGTTTCCGAGTGTGACTGGCGAAACTGTAATCCAGGAGCTGAACCTGCAAAAACTAAAACTCTACAAAGACCAGCTATCATTGAAAGGGCGTATTGTCATGAATATGGCATCGACTAATCCCGACAAGCCTGTCGGTACCATTTCGGCTCAGGATGCGGTGCTTGATCTGAATGGCAAAACATACCCCGTCGATTCGCTGTATGCCCGTCTGGATGCCAATGGCCTCAATAAAAGCGTGATCGCTCAGTTGCCCGGTGCCCGGCTTAGCCTGGACGGGCAGTTCAGTTATCCACAGCTTTACGACATCATTGCGGGCGAAATCAGCCAATACATTGCGCTACCAGCCTTGGCCTATAAACGCATTCCTCCTCCCCATGCGTTTAACCTATCACTGAAAGCCTATCAAAACCCACTCTTTCAGGCCTTTGTACCGGCCCTTACCCGGCTGGACACGGTACGGCTGGATGCGTATCTGGACAATAAACGGGATACAACCCTCTCCGCTACGCTCCGAACGGGCGTCATTGTGTACGATACCACTACCCTACAGGGAAGTTCCTTTGCCATACGGGGGGCCAACAACCAGCTTAAAGTAGATGGACGGATTGCCGGTGTACTCTACAATGGCATGACCATCCGGGAAACGGACTTAAACGGGATCGCTGCCAACAATCGGTTCCAGTTTTCGATGGTCAACAAAGATTCGATTAATCGGGATTTGCATGGGCTGGCCGGTACACTTAGCGTTGTTGATTCCAGTTATCGATTCCAGTTTGCCCGAAATGGACTCCTGACCAATTACCAGCGGTGGCAGACCGACACAAGCGGTTTTGCCCAATACGGCAATAATGGGGTCTTGATCAACAATCTGCATATTGAACAGGGGCAGCAATCGCTTGAAATCAGCAGCACCGAGCAGTATGGCAATGCCCCCATTCGGGTTACAGCCCGATCGCTCGATGTAGCCAACCTGGCTCGGTTAGCCAATCAGGATACGACGCTGGCCAGTGGTGAACTGAATGGAACCGTAGTGGTGCGAAATTATATGGGCACCAATGAAAGTCTGGCGTTTATTGGTGCGGTCTATGTCGATAGCTTACAGGTGATGCAGAAACCCATCGGTAATCTCACCGCCCGCTTCAATAATACAACCGAAGGACGAATTAGTGTCAACACAACCCTGGTCGGCCCTTACAATGATGCTGCCATAACCGGGTTCTATAACCCAAATAATGCTAAAGAAGCCCTGAATCTGGCTATCAAACTGAATCGACTCGACGCCCGAACAATCGAAGCCTTTAGTTTCGGTGAGTTACGTCAGGCTAAAGGCAAACTCACTGGCGATTTTAGCGTAGCCGGGGCTATCGATAACCCGGAGATGGACGGTAGTGTTGCATTCGATTCGGTTGCATTCAATATCAAACAGCTTAATTCAACCTATCATATCGATCAGGAGAAATTAGCCTTCTCAGGGCAAACGATTACCCTAAACGATTTTAGTCTGCGCGATTCACTAGGTCGAACGCTCACCACCAATGGCACCGTCGTGCTCAAAAACCTGCCGAATGTGGCCTACAACCTACGCGTTCAGGCCGATCATTTCCAGGTACTCAATGCCTCCCGAAAAGACAATGACTATGCCTATGGGCAGGCTTCGGTCAGCACCGATCTTCGAATTAAAGGGACGGGAAGTGATGCTTCCGTTAATGGTACGGTACGACTCGAAGATGACAGTAAGATTTCGATGGTATTGCCCGACGAAACCGCCAGCGTCAATGAAGCCAATGGCATTGTTACGTTCATCAATCATAACGACTCGCTGGCGCTGGTAAAGTATCTGTACCAACCTAAGCGGGATAGTCTGGCCCCTCGACTCTCATTTGACAAGTTAACCAACTCAACCATTTCGGTCGATCTGGAAGCCGATGAAAAATCAGAACTGACCATTGTAGTCGATGAGCTCAATGGCGACTACCTGAGGGTACGAGGAAATGCCCGACTCAATGTTGGGGTCAATGCCGCTGGTCAGGTAAGTGTACTGGGCCGGTATGAAGTAACCGAAGGCGAATACTCGCTGACCTACCAGGTACTGAAACGTAAATTCGAGCTTCAGAAAGGCGGTTACATCAACTTCTCGGGCGATCCACTCAAAGCTGACATCAACATGACGGCCGTATATAAGGTCTCGACTTCGCCGGGAGATCTGATCGGTAATGAATCGACGACCTTGGATGCCTCATCCCTAAAGCGTAAATTACCTTTTGAGGTATTATTGACAATTAGTGACAATCTGGCAGCGCCTAAGCTAAGTTTCGACATTCGCTCACCGGAGGCAGAAAGTGACATAGCCGCAACGAGTGCTTTAGGTACAAACGTCGAAAACAAACTAAAAGCACTTCGACAAGACCCATCGCAGGTCAATAAACAGGTTTTTGCGTTGCTGGTATTGAATCGATTCCTGCCTGAAAACACCTCCGATTTCTTCTCCGGCTCCGACAATGGTGGACTCAATACACAGGCCGAAAACATTGCCCGAAGTAGCGTCAGCAAACTCATTTCCGATCAGTTAGGCCGACTGGCATCGGGCGTGCTAAAAGGATTTGATGTTGATTTTAATTTACTTTCTCAAGCGGGTAGTGCCAATACGGGCGGTACCACCAACGGCTCTCGTACTGACCTGAATGTAGGTGTGTCTCGGAGCTTTCTGGCGGGTCGTGTTACGGTCTCGGTTGGTAAAAACTTTGTGCTCGACAATGCTGCCAGTGCAGCTACTCCCAGTCAGAATCAGGTCTTCGATAACGTTTCGGCCAACTACAGTATCACTCGCGATGGCCGTTATGTATTACGAGCATATCGCCGGAACGATTATCAGGCCGTACTGGATGGGTATGTCATTGAAACGGGTATTGGGTTCATCATTACCATGGACTACAATACGTTATCTGAAATCTTCCGGAAGTCGTCGCCGGGTACAACGATGAACTAA
- a CDS encoding TerC family protein: MSDIFTAEAIVSLITLTFLEIVLGIDNIIFISIAANKLARNDQPKARNIGLGLAMAFRLVLLMGISFVISLSKPFTHVDAGWFKAAFTGQSLILFGGGLFLLYKATSEIHHKLEGGDHEETAGGTKSKTTISSVVAQIAVTNIVFSIDSILTAIGLTQNVAVMMIAVVLSILIMMFFAGPVGRFVNDHPTIQMLGLAFLIMIGFMLLAEGAHLSEVVMFDQEVGSVPKGYLYFAIAFSLLVEFLNIQLRKKEKPVKLHQYDGQPGEDGII, encoded by the coding sequence ATGAGCGACATCTTTACTGCTGAAGCTATTGTCAGTTTGATAACCCTAACGTTTTTGGAAATCGTATTGGGTATCGACAATATCATTTTCATTTCCATCGCGGCCAACAAGCTTGCCCGCAACGACCAGCCCAAAGCCCGAAATATCGGTCTCGGTCTGGCGATGGCCTTCCGGCTGGTATTGCTGATGGGTATTTCGTTTGTAATTTCCCTGAGTAAACCGTTTACCCATGTTGATGCTGGCTGGTTCAAAGCTGCTTTTACAGGGCAAAGCCTGATTCTGTTTGGGGGCGGGTTGTTTCTACTTTACAAAGCAACGTCTGAGATCCATCACAAGCTTGAAGGGGGCGATCATGAAGAAACGGCTGGCGGTACGAAAAGTAAAACGACCATTTCCAGTGTAGTGGCACAGATTGCTGTTACGAACATCGTTTTCTCGATTGACTCGATTTTGACGGCCATTGGCCTGACGCAGAACGTTGCCGTTATGATGATTGCCGTGGTGCTGTCAATTCTGATTATGATGTTTTTTGCTGGTCCAGTAGGTCGTTTTGTAAACGATCACCCTACCATTCAGATGCTGGGCCTGGCCTTTCTGATCATGATTGGATTCATGCTGCTGGCCGAAGGAGCTCACCTTTCGGAAGTAGTTATGTTCGATCAGGAGGTGGGCAGCGTACCGAAAGGCTATCTGTATTTTGCCATTGCCTTCTCGTTACTGGTCGAATTCCTTAATATTCAACTGCGTAAAAAAGAAAAACCTGTTAAGCTGCATCAGTATGATGGGCAACCGGGTGAAGATGGGATTATTTAG
- a CDS encoding NADH-quinone oxidoreductase subunit N, with protein MSLTDQLNDILTSLGGFGPEIWLSVAVCVLLVVELVLVRAVALSNARTYLAGLSVLVVGVAGVWAIRLPARGFLFMHLLFVDNQAIFIQQVVALSAVAVLLYEVATSSERFGRATKLPLEWYSILIAMTLGLFLMAISVNLLSIYLSIELVSICSYLLTALTTDRKASEGGIKYLLFGSISSAVMLYGMSLLYGMTGTLDLTADAFGAQLAQQEISVATIAIVLTLSGLLFKLAGVPFHVWTPDAYEAAPVPVAAFFSIAPKAAAILVLMRVVTSLPIDSPVGGATTAAIQTPLAVLALAGILIGNLSALRQTDAKRLLAYSSIAHAGFLLVGVVAMSEAGFNAVLFYIGTYLFITLAAFFLVDLLARSNGSDLTIKNFAGLGSQQPLLSIALTVVMIALTGLPPTVGFTAKLLSFSALYDAYQQTGDGWLLLLFALGILNTLIGLAYYLKIPFLLFFRPRPTDLEPYPNVALPKLAVWVAVILTIPAIGLFLKPDLVSRWLTNW; from the coding sequence TTGTCTCTTACCGACCAACTAAACGACATTCTAACTAGCCTCGGTGGCTTTGGGCCTGAGATATGGCTATCGGTTGCAGTATGTGTGCTCCTGGTAGTTGAGTTGGTGTTGGTTCGGGCAGTGGCTTTATCAAATGCCCGAACCTATCTGGCTGGTCTGAGTGTACTCGTCGTAGGCGTAGCAGGGGTATGGGCCATTAGGCTACCTGCAAGGGGCTTTTTGTTCATGCACCTGCTTTTTGTCGATAACCAGGCGATTTTCATTCAGCAGGTGGTGGCCTTGAGTGCCGTTGCCGTATTGCTTTATGAGGTGGCCACGTCATCGGAGCGATTTGGGCGGGCCACAAAACTGCCGTTGGAATGGTACTCGATACTGATTGCCATGACCCTGGGCTTGTTTCTGATGGCCATTTCAGTCAATCTGCTCAGTATTTACCTGAGCATTGAGCTGGTTTCGATCTGCTCGTATCTGCTTACGGCACTCACCACCGATCGAAAAGCCTCAGAAGGCGGAATAAAATACCTGTTGTTCGGTTCAATCAGCTCGGCCGTCATGCTTTATGGGATGTCGTTGTTGTATGGCATGACTGGAACGCTTGACCTGACGGCTGATGCATTTGGCGCCCAACTGGCTCAGCAGGAAATCTCCGTTGCTACGATTGCTATAGTACTGACGCTGTCCGGATTGTTGTTTAAACTGGCTGGTGTTCCCTTTCATGTCTGGACTCCCGATGCGTATGAAGCCGCTCCGGTTCCGGTAGCCGCCTTTTTCTCGATAGCCCCCAAAGCGGCTGCTATACTAGTCCTGATGCGTGTAGTAACGTCTTTGCCAATCGACTCGCCAGTAGGCGGAGCCACAACGGCAGCAATACAAACCCCGCTCGCCGTACTGGCCCTGGCTGGTATATTGATTGGGAATCTGTCGGCGCTCCGGCAAACGGATGCCAAACGACTGCTGGCGTATTCGAGCATTGCCCATGCTGGATTTTTGCTGGTTGGCGTAGTAGCGATGAGCGAAGCTGGGTTCAATGCCGTTTTGTTTTATATAGGTACGTACCTGTTTATAACGCTGGCTGCTTTCTTTCTGGTCGACCTACTGGCACGTAGCAATGGCAGTGATCTGACCATCAAAAATTTTGCTGGCCTTGGTTCACAGCAACCGCTGTTATCGATCGCTCTTACCGTAGTTATGATTGCCTTAACGGGTTTGCCGCCGACAGTTGGGTTCACGGCCAAGCTTCTTTCGTTTTCAGCCCTTTACGATGCCTATCAGCAAACGGGCGATGGCTGGCTGTTGCTATTGTTTGCCTTAGGTATTCTAAATACGCTGATTGGCCTGGCCTATTATCTAAAGATACCATTCCTTCTATTCTTCCGACCAAGACCCACAGACCTGGAACCCTATCCTAATGTTGCTTTGCCTAAACTGGCAGTCTGGGTAGCAGTTATCCTGACAATACCGGCCATTGGGCTTTTTCTCAAACCGGACTTAGTATCGCGCTGGTTAACCAACTGGTAG